The segment CCGCCTCAAAAGCTGTGCCAAAGCCATTAACGCCACGTTCTTACGTCTGCACAATGAACAACCGAGATCAGATACTCCCCAAAACAATAGGGGTGGAGAGGGCTTCCTTTTAGGAACCCACTAAAGACTGTTGTACTCTATCTGGCGTTTAGCGGACTCGAATCGGACTTGTAAAACTCCTGAAAGCAGTCCTTGCTTGTGCTCGCTTAGCTCTGCCGGAGTTCGGTGTTCAAGCTATGGAGCGTGTGGCGCTTATCATTACCGCTGCGTTTGGATCATTGCCAAGTACAGGTGGTTTTCATACCGGGCTAGTTGCCTCACAAACCAACGGGTTGGGGGAACCAGCCGTACGCGTGACTAACAACTACGTCGGGCCCACTAATACCGGTAGCCTAATATTGAGGATTCAGTGATAAAATGACAGGTCGATGCCTCGTCATCGCTCTTCAGCGACGCTTTGGGGCAACCTAGGTTGAGCGGCCCAGCCATTGCTGACGAATTCAAGAGCGCTGTCGAGGGCTGCAAGTAGGTACCATTCTTTCTTGATCCCTACGTTGCGACTACCTAATATCGTTTGGTGGCACAACATGAGAGCTATGATACATTCGGATTGCTCAAAAGGGCAATTTTTGTTAGTAAGAGAATAATGaataccatgcagtacccacctaccgGTAATACCCACCAACCGGTAAgcaaaaaaaatatttccccatacaaaatgcaATTTTTCAACCAGATGTAGGAAATCCAACAAAAATAACAAGAGTGAAATAACATTCGAATTTCGTTTTAGAATTAAGTGGATTTTAGTATTTTCGCGGTATTCTAACTTCACGCCCTGCCCGCGTGCGTACCACAGTtaattcttcctcctccgaATTTGacctctcatcttcttccatccctcCTACCTCgatcacatcctcaacagcatctgCCCTTTCAATTGCTTCGTTTGGCTCAGAAATAGCGTCACCAGCCACTAGAGCTTCGGCCAATGTCATGAACTTTTTGTTAGGATTCGGTAtcgccttcctcttcttgcctctgctcaACCGgccaacttcctcctccagactGGCTATTCTGGTGTCGAGAGAGGcgatctttgactcttgagcttcaaacCCTCTCGATATCACAGAATAacgtcttcttgttgatgggctcttgttcttccccagatcTCTGATGTGGCGGCTGGTCGTTGGCGTATGATCAGAGTCGACTTGCCCGTCTCTGTGGCCGTCTGACCCGGGCGTCGTTTCTTTCTTGTCCGACTGAATCTCAGGATGCAGGAGCGCTTTCCGTCGTGAAATCGGCCAGTTTCCAGTCACTCTCCAGCCTGAAAGGAtgtttttcttcgtcatacCCACTTCCCTGGCTTTGGCATAagccttgatgaagttgaccttgtccacGGGCGCAGAATCCGTCAGGCTTGCCAGTTTTTGGAGTTCTTTTCGATATGCAGCCTTGGATGCGTTGAAAACACCATTATCCAGTGGCTGTAGACCATGAGAGCAATGTGCAGGCAGGTAACAGCAATATACGTTGTTCAAAAAACACGtagccatccactcatcctggATTTAGGGTCAGCGCCGCCAGCGGTATTTCCGATCTAGAACAGGTAGACACCCACAGATACATGgcttccatggccatctAATATGATGAGCCTTGCATCAGACTCATCTGCTGGTTGTGTTTGAGGCAGATAGACCTCCTTGAGCCACTCGACTGCGATATGGTTGTCTGTCCAGCCGTTGTCGGACGTGATATAATACCAGTCGGCGATTTTTCTGAACTCGTCCCTAAACCActgctgctgaagctctttGCCTTTAAAGATAATCCCAGGCTTCAGAAGACGGCCATCTGCGGTGATGGCTTCGATAAAGGTAGTCCAAGTGCGGGACTGCGCGCCCTTaaggaaggccttcctccTGGGATCGCTACTGCCAATAACCAAGGAATCCAAGCCTAGTTTTTTAGTGGATTAGTGAGATTTGTAGCAAGAGTGATCAATACTTACCAAAACCAGCCATGATACCGCCCTCGTCAACATTAACCGTGTTCTCcggcttgatccagccatattCGCTCTCCCGGATACcaaagtaccaattgacgGCCATTGGGGTAAAAGAATTGAACCTTGCAGCTTCCTGTCGTTTTCCTACCTTCGTCTCGATATCGGGATGGCGTTTGATGAACCTGGCTAGCCAGTGTACACCGATATGCCTTTCCCGGCCTTGCTGTCTCAAGAGGGCAGCGACGGTGGCGCGAACTTGATTGTGGGAaggagcatagcccaaggcctcttgtcgaagtaTCCAGGTGACTAATCTGGACTCCTGTGACGTGGATAAAAGCTGAGCAGGTTGGGTGATCTCGGATCTTGACGGTAGGCCTCTTAACCTGTCAGAGAGAGTGGTTTGAGGCACGCCATTCTTCTGGGCAGCCTGGTTCTGGGAGAGGCCATTATCTGTGACATCCAGCATAGCCTGGATAATTTCATCCTCCGTATAAGATAATTGAGGCATGTTGGAGGCGATGAAGGAAAGATGGGAAAGAGAAAATTCTGAATGAAGCTTCAGGGAGGCTGGTTGACGAGGGGGCCATTTTGAGACATTTCACATTAGTGCCGTGCGACCATGCCGCATGCGTCACTGAAGAAGCAATGTTAATATTCAATTCCATGCAATGATTTAGACAACGGGCATGCTCTCATGAAAATATCTTTTCTTTTGACAAAGTACTGCGTAAATGAAACTAggcattttgtatggggaaatattttttttgcTTACCGGTTGGTGGGTATTACcggtaggtgggtactgcatggtattTAGGTATAACATCATATTTTGACCGACTCAAACTAGGCACTAGATATAATGTAAAACTCATTAATACTGAGTACAAGCATATAATAAAACCTCTAGGTCCACCTTgcttatatttctttaagtaattcttgcttgttgttgatatATTTATCTTGCAAattgttgaccttgtcgtCGACCCGGAGAATTGCAACCAATCAAAATTTAGCGGTCAAAATATGGCCATTTTGGGACGTATGGGGCCTGCATTCAGCCAGTCATGAATTTCGCGGTCAAAATCTATCCATTTTCGGAAACGTGCAACTACTAATGAATTTAGAGACTAGCGCACCACTTCAAAACGCTAGGCCAAAAGGGATAGACAATAACAAAATCAGCCCTCTCTGCCTTTAGTAGATTAAGAGCATTTAGGGTACTTGGGTACGGCCTAGAGACCGGCCCCCCTTAGCTTGTGGTATCACTCCGCAAGCTCCGTGCCCAAGCACGGGGGGTTCATTGACTGGGAAAAGGGTCTGCTGACAGGGAAAATTGGGGTACCTCAATTTGGCTGCAAAACCCGCCAAATGAAGGTACCGACTTTCCCTCGGTTAGTAACATAATTCAGACCGGACTAACCCCTCCATCTGCATCTACGGGACAAATGCATCACAACCACAACACCATAATATATCATTAAAATCAGGTATGTTATTCATTCTTTTCCGCAACAACTAAGACATCCTACCTAACTTCAATAGTATCTTTAACTGAtatatcatcatcttcttcatcttcttcttcatcttcttcttcttcttcttcttcttcttcttcttcttcttcttcttcttcttcttcttcttcttcttcttcttcttcttcttcttcttcttcttcttcttcttcttcttcttcttcttcttcttcttcttcttcttcttcttcttcttcttcttcttcttcttcaatctcttcatcatcttcactctcATCGATATccaattcatcatcatcaacagacAACGCTTTCTGCTTTCCACGCTGTTTTCTCGAAGATAAGGCTATCAAATCGACTGCATCTTTgactatattaatattatagtcaaaaggaagaaggattCCAGTAAAAAGGGAAGATCTTAGGTATATGTTCTTGCTATGCATCTCTTGCTTACTTGGCCAATAGCTTGGATTCTTTCATCTTTGCGTGCATCTCACGGTGAGCACAATATCTTGTAGCTAGAAGCTCTGTAGACTTGATACAAAGCTCGGATTGAGTCTTGATGAAGAATTCACTGACTGTGAATAGCCTCACTTCCTGTGAGTATGAAGGTTGACTCCTATGTTGTTCAATAGGATGATATTCCTTCAAAGATGACCGTAGTAGCTTCCTTACAGAGAAAAGCCACCGCCGTAGATATACAGCCTCGTCTCTGACCTCCTTGGCATAATAACGACGAAGCTCTGCATCCTGATTTGCCCGTCTATTATGTTGATCCTTTGCGACACGAAGTCTGGCATCATAAACTGTAATTGGCCCGTAATTTGCTATGATAATAGTTCCTTCGTCCCGTTCTGAACGTCGTaggctcttctccttcaaacGGCGCATCTCCTGAGTAGCTGTGATACCGTTCAAGGCAAGGGTTGTGTGTGCTTTTCGCACTTTTTCGTTAAGATGTAACACATTTGGGGTCAGAGGCACGCCTGAGGATATTGAAGATTCAATACGAAGGGCCACATAACCTTCGTATTGCTTGATTTGCCGTAGATTAAGCTGAGGTGTGTTGACATTGTTCCAGATAACCGTTGGAGGCGTGGAGGGCATCATTGGAATCCCCTATCAACCATTCAGCTACGACTTTGCATGCTAGGTCGTAGAAAATGCCatagaaaaaaaaaccacGCTATTGAACTATGGGGGGCAAGGTCGTAGAAAAAAGTGAGAGGGCAAGGTCGAAGACATTATAGTAAGTAAAATACATAAAAgtagtatatatagaaagataataataaagtaagtATTTTCCTACACTATAAATTGATTTTAAGCCAGATTGCAGTGTTGCGATGAGTTTGAAGTTTGGTGAATTTCTTTTGATGTGGTTGTAGAGATTGAGATTGTGTTATATGATTGGCCAGTCCGCACGGCCCGTGCGTTTCAGTACATCAGATCAAGGTAGGAGGAATACCGATTTTCGGTAGGGGATAATATGGGAATACCGATTTGGGGTAAGGGTTACCACCAGTCCAAGCCATATTATATCAGAAGTATATCAACCAATACAGCAGTATTTCGAAAATATAGCaattaaatataagtaaatacAGTTACATTTCGATTATAGTTATGCCACATAGCATATTTATTATAGAAAGCAcatataaataatataagagtAATCCCATGAGACAGGTAAGAACCAACCCGGCAGTCCAGCAAGCCAGATACAACCCATATAGTATCCATTGCCCCAACGCGGGATAGAGTGCCATAAATAGAGGCCCAGTAGCAAGAGGAAGGTCAAGTTTAAGGTTCATATTAGCAGATTAAAAGGGCAGGTGTAGAGCCAGACGGATAGAAAGAGTGCAATTGCAGAATACAGCGATAACATTAatagaaaaagaaggagCCAGGAGAGGCATATTTATAAACAGCCGCCCAATAGAcagttaatataatagatatatttaCATTAAAATATCATTAAAATCAACCAGATTGCATTGGTTTCATTACCATGTAATAGTAAGGGATAGGGTCATAGTAACCAGAAAATAAGGTTTAAGCCATAGCAACCGCAAAAGCAAATTCAAGTCATATATATCCGCcagaacatcaacaagcacCAAAACAAAATAAAAACCCATTTACAGACCGGGATTGAACCACCAGTATATCAACAGCCAGGACatttaaataagtatatataatcAGAGGAGAAAACAGCAACCATATCAGTCCGCCCAGATTTACATCGTGTTATTCGTCACACAACAGCACCCGAGATGGAGCCATTTGTTTATTTGCCCGAGTATCCATTTATATTTTGCCGCAAATGCAAAATCGGATTTGTTACGAGCGAGGTTCCGCGTCATTTAAAAGCCAAGCATAGCGAGATATCCCGTCAGAAGATAAAAAGCATTAAGAAGGAAGTCGCAGCCATCCAAGGCATAGCCAGAAACCAGACCGAATTAAAAGATTGGGAGCCGCCGCCGCCGACCATCCAGCCAAACCCGCATATTCAGCCCCCGCAGCAAGGCAAGTTAGGTTGCAACGAATGTCCATATGTGGTCGGGGAGGTGCGCAGGATGCAGGAACATTGCCGCATCAGGCACGGTTGGGTAAATGATTGGAAGAAGGGTGGAGACGTCCGATACCGAGCCCAACAGGCACGTCAACCGTGCCCGTGGAGGACCGGTGTGCAATGCCAACAGGTGTGCCATTGGGGGCACGGTAAGCGATGGTTCGAGGTCGGCCGTCACAGTGGCATAGAGAAGGAGACGAGGGCGAGGAGGCCACAGCaagaggaggcagaagaagggGACGAGTTGAAGAGCAGGGCCGAGTTTTTGAACAAGATCCAGCAGGAAGATAGGGATCAGTTCGAGAGCGAGGCCAATGCAAGAATCCAGGCCGCCAGCGACAAGTGGGAAGCCGAGCGTTGGTTGAACCGGTGCGGTTGGCCGCGTTATTTGGAAGGGGTTGAGCGTGATGAGATAAGGGCATTATTGCAGCCGATCGGTGACGACGAACCAGTGTTGCAGCGTATGTGGGAGATATTCGAGCGGGTTTTAGACGAGGCATATACCGCCACAAGTCGGTGTTTTCCCGGTACAGCCGAGTTGTTTGAGATTGAGCGCAGGGAGGCATCCATCACGACGGACAAGCCGTTTCAGGGATTAATGGAGCCGGATTCGTGGGAGCGATACAAGGCGTGGTGGAAAACGTTGATGTCGATTTGGAAGCGGTTGGAGTCGTGGCATGATGGCCGTGAGGGCGGCCGGAGTGACAATAACAGCAACCATAGCGACGACAGCAGCGGTTACGGCGTCAGCGAGACAGACCGTAGTGACCACAGTTCAGCCCGAGGCCAGCGGCCTGGCCGCCAGTCCCGGGCGGGTTCACGCTGAACCACAGCGGCGGGTGGGGCTTGGGGTTAGCTCCCATGTAAGCTGATTGGCCCAAAGAGCCGGGCGCACAGACCATTCACGCAGAACTACAGTTCACGCAGAACCACCTGCAAAAGCCAGCTAACCCCAAGCGAACCCCAAGCGAACCCCAAGCTCCTGCGCCTACAGGCAGGGATTAACCCTAAGCTCTAGAGTATCTAGTTTTATTACAGCCGccttataatttactataagttAATCCTTTAAATCACTGCAGCAGCTTTTAAATCTACTCCttgttacgaccccagcggttacgtcacgtgtaccccacaatttcactcctttcaagaaccaatcacgatgcaaccatgcagggacgaccagcgtagggacgccgtcgtcccatggaacgaagcgtcccaaggacgacagcgtccgcacatatcgtcgtcctcacatcacacacagtagtatatagaacacattcatttgcactttcatagaacttagctcaccagctatcaataaagcatctttacatcaataagcctaacacgcattacttgatcattaagaaacgtgacacttcgcatcgctcagcatcacgccctacgttatctgcaaacataaacctagtacggactagtttacctgtttggaaacccaaccgtcacacgttgatagctcttgttcagaccgtaccgcgtaacgctgagcaatatccacgcaatggcacctgctactccaaaccgcccttcaaccgcaggacgtgcccagcacgttactccccctgaggaaccacgacccctcgcagaggaactgcaggaggtcccaatggaaacggacgaagaggacgagatacagagtcctcctattcatccgaattcccatgaggacgaagtcaagaagctcaagaaaagacttcgtgacctgggaaaacagcatgacaccctcctggacaacgccaaaaacaacgccaagatcgcgcaaaacaggatcgaggccttggagaagaaggtggccgacctcgccgagattgcagagtcactcggaaaaacagctgagaacagtcagaagctgtacaaggaacatatcgaacacaccgcagctcttactgctaccggaaaagaccctggagagatccttagaccccgtcagcctgactcgttcaacggcgacgccgataaattacaaggattcctcaccagccttcggagttaccaaatgtactacccgattcagttcaccaccgaggaactgagggttcgacacgggatgggattcctcaaggacaaggcgttacgaatgatggagcctatcatccgcgactatgtcaataatccaccccacgaacggaagcaaatgaccaaatatgtctatgagaaatacgaacatttcgaatccgaactcaggaatgctttcggaatcatggacgaa is part of the Fusarium oxysporum Fo47 chromosome VII, complete sequence genome and harbors:
- a CDS encoding uncharacterized protein (of unknown function-domain containing protein), which codes for MEPFVYLPEYPFIFCRKCKIGFVTSEVPRHLKAKHSEISRQKIKSIKKEVAAIQGIARNQTELKDWEPPPPTIQPNPHIQPPQQGKLGCNECPYVVGEVRRMQEHCRIRHGWVNDWKKGGDVRYRAQQARQPCPWRTGVQCQQVCHWGHGKRWFEVGRHSGIEKETRARRPQQEEAEEGDELKSRAEFLNKIQQEDRDQFESEANARIQAASDKWEAERWLNRCGWPRYLEGVERDEIRALLQPIGDDEPVLQRMWEIFERVLDEAYTATSRCFPGTAELFEIERREASITTDKPFQGLMEPDSWERYKAWWKTLMSIWKRLESWHDGREGGRSDNNSNHSDDSSGYGVSETDRSDHSSARGQRPGRQSRAGSR